In Flavobacterium sp. N1736, the following are encoded in one genomic region:
- a CDS encoding type II toxin-antitoxin system RelE/ParE family toxin gives MEKEIIWSKTAQNQLEKIYFHILKESNNNRTSENVIDKIYNSVTILKTNWEIYELDEMKISNNGDYRAFEIYSYRISYKISTDKIQILRIRHTSRNPKTL, from the coding sequence ATGGAAAAAGAAATAATATGGTCAAAAACTGCTCAAAATCAGCTTGAGAAAATCTATTTCCACATATTAAAAGAATCAAACAACAATCGTACATCTGAAAATGTAATTGATAAAATCTACAATTCTGTTACTATCTTAAAAACGAATTGGGAAATCTATGAATTAGATGAAATGAAAATTTCGAATAATGGAGATTATCGTGCTTTTGAAATTTACAGCTATCGAATATCGTATAAAATTTCTACAGATAAAATTCAAATTTTACGAATCAGACATACAAGCAGAAATCCTAAAACATTATAA
- a CDS encoding alpha/beta fold hydrolase, whose protein sequence is MPKLLPKFLLLFLIVGCASTKKAKYDDYVFHNKSEQNAYIKAYDKALKLWDVPYTEENIKTSFGKVHVILAGPKNCKDLVLLHGMDASSTMWYPNIKALTKNHRIYAIDFIMEPGKSTLTASPLSKEDMVSCYNEIFNYYKLKNFDIVAASRGGWIATLLATQKMNSIDKIVLLSPAQTFKFIDKVGKTSSALMLKLFPSEKKFGKTLATFSTHPEKISPVYKRQFYLANKYAKSNSSMLKMTPFSNDELRSISNPILVLIGDHDVINGDDSVERAKEYLPNGKTKTIKDAGHFLSIDQSKVVNDAMIDFLK, encoded by the coding sequence ATGCCAAAATTACTACCTAAATTTCTATTATTGTTTTTAATCGTTGGTTGTGCTTCTACAAAAAAAGCAAAATATGACGACTATGTTTTTCATAATAAAAGTGAACAGAATGCTTACATAAAAGCTTATGACAAAGCGTTAAAACTTTGGGATGTTCCTTATACCGAAGAAAATATAAAAACCAGTTTCGGAAAAGTTCACGTTATATTGGCTGGTCCAAAAAACTGTAAAGATTTAGTTTTACTTCACGGAATGGACGCCAGCTCAACGATGTGGTACCCTAATATAAAGGCTTTAACAAAAAATCATCGCATATATGCCATTGATTTTATAATGGAACCCGGAAAATCAACCTTAACCGCAAGTCCGTTATCCAAAGAAGACATGGTAAGTTGTTACAACGAAATTTTCAATTATTATAAATTAAAAAACTTTGACATTGTAGCGGCTTCTCGAGGTGGCTGGATTGCTACTTTATTAGCGACTCAAAAGATGAATTCAATTGATAAAATCGTTTTATTGAGTCCGGCGCAAACTTTTAAATTTATTGATAAAGTGGGCAAAACGTCTTCTGCATTAATGCTGAAACTTTTTCCGAGCGAAAAGAAATTCGGAAAAACACTAGCCACATTTTCTACTCATCCTGAAAAAATAAGCCCTGTTTATAAAAGACAATTTTATTTGGCCAATAAATACGCGAAATCAAATTCGAGCATGCTTAAAATGACACCTTTTTCCAATGATGAACTAAGATCAATTTCAAATCCGATTTTAGTTTTAATTGGTGATCATGATGTTATAAATGGTGATGACAGTGTCGAAAGAGCAAAAGAATATTTGCCAAATGGCAAAACAAAAACAATAAAAGATGCTGGGCATTTTTTAAGCATCGACCAGTCGAAAGTTGTCAATGATGCAATGATTGATTTTTTAAAATAG
- the uvrB gene encoding excinuclease ABC subunit UvrB, which translates to MKFQVTSEYSPKGDQPQAIQKLAQGIVDGDKYQTLLGVTGSGKTFTVANVIEEVQRPTLVLAHNKTLAAQLYSEFKQFFPNNAVEYFVSYYDYYQPEAFMPVTGVFIEKDLSINEELEKMRLSTTSSLLSGRRDILVVASVSCLYGIGNPVEFKKNVIEISRDQVISRTKLLHSLVQSLYARTEADFNPGTFRIKGDTVEVYPSYADDAFRIHFFGDEIEEIESFDAKTSQVIEKFKRLTIYPANMFVTSPEVLQGAIWEIQQDLVKQVDYFKEIGKHLEAKRLEERTNFDLEMIRELGYCSGIENYSRYLDGRQAGTRPFCLLDYFPNDYLMIVDESHVTVSQVHAMYGGDRSRKENLVEYGFRLPAAMDNRPLKFEEFEALQNQVIYVSATPADYELQKSDGIYVEQIIRPTGLLDPVIEVRPSLNQIDDLIEEIQVRCELDERVLVTTLTKRMAEELAKYLTKVNIRCRYIHSEVDTLERIEIMQDLRKGIFDVLIGVNLLREGLDLPEVSLVAILDADKEGFLRNHKSLTQTIGRAARNLNGKAILYADKMTGSMQKTIDETNYRRTKQINFNVENNLVPQALNKKIESAFTKNPLVEYELGHTLSMAAEPETAYMSKAELEKMIREKRKSMEKAAKDLDFLQAAKLRDDIKKLQEQLP; encoded by the coding sequence ATGAAGTTCCAAGTTACCTCAGAATATAGTCCGAAAGGCGATCAGCCACAAGCCATACAAAAATTGGCACAAGGTATTGTCGATGGCGATAAATATCAAACTTTATTAGGAGTTACAGGTTCCGGTAAAACTTTTACCGTTGCAAATGTCATTGAGGAAGTACAAAGACCCACTTTAGTGTTGGCACATAACAAAACTCTGGCGGCGCAATTGTATTCAGAATTTAAACAGTTTTTCCCTAATAATGCTGTTGAATATTTCGTTTCTTATTACGATTATTATCAGCCTGAGGCTTTTATGCCTGTAACCGGCGTTTTTATTGAAAAAGATTTATCTATCAATGAAGAATTGGAGAAAATGCGTTTAAGTACCACTTCTTCCCTACTTTCAGGACGTCGTGATATTTTGGTTGTTGCTTCGGTTTCTTGTTTGTATGGTATTGGAAATCCGGTTGAATTTAAGAAAAACGTAATTGAAATTTCAAGAGATCAGGTAATTTCAAGAACCAAATTATTACACAGTTTAGTACAAAGTTTATACGCCAGAACCGAGGCCGATTTTAATCCCGGAACATTTAGAATAAAAGGCGATACGGTGGAAGTATATCCAAGTTATGCCGATGACGCCTTTAGAATTCACTTTTTTGGTGATGAAATTGAAGAAATAGAATCGTTTGATGCCAAAACTTCGCAAGTCATTGAAAAATTCAAAAGACTAACGATTTACCCAGCAAATATGTTTGTAACTTCTCCTGAAGTTTTACAAGGCGCTATTTGGGAAATTCAGCAGGATTTGGTCAAACAAGTTGATTATTTTAAAGAAATAGGAAAACATCTTGAAGCAAAACGTTTGGAAGAACGTACTAATTTTGACTTAGAAATGATTCGCGAATTGGGTTATTGCTCGGGAATTGAAAATTACTCGCGTTATCTTGACGGTCGACAAGCCGGAACAAGACCTTTCTGTTTATTAGATTATTTTCCAAATGATTATTTGATGATCGTTGATGAAAGTCACGTAACCGTATCGCAGGTTCATGCGATGTATGGCGGTGACCGCAGCCGTAAAGAAAATTTGGTAGAATATGGTTTCCGTTTACCCGCCGCAATGGACAATCGACCTTTGAAGTTTGAAGAGTTTGAAGCCCTGCAAAATCAGGTTATTTACGTTTCTGCAACTCCTGCGGATTACGAATTACAAAAATCTGACGGAATTTATGTAGAACAAATTATTCGCCCAACGGGATTATTAGATCCGGTTATAGAAGTTCGCCCAAGTTTAAATCAAATTGATGATTTAATTGAAGAAATTCAGGTGCGCTGTGAGTTAGACGAAAGAGTTTTAGTCACTACGTTAACCAAAAGAATGGCCGAAGAACTAGCCAAATACCTTACCAAAGTAAATATTCGCTGTCGATACATTCACTCAGAAGTGGATACTTTAGAGCGTATTGAAATTATGCAGGATTTACGTAAAGGTATTTTTGACGTTTTAATTGGTGTAAACTTGCTTCGTGAAGGCTTAGATTTACCTGAAGTTTCGCTTGTTGCAATTTTAGATGCTGATAAAGAAGGTTTTCTTCGTAATCATAAATCTTTAACCCAGACAATTGGGCGTGCTGCGAGAAATTTAAATGGAAAAGCCATTCTATATGCCGATAAAATGACGGGAAGTATGCAGAAAACCATCGACGAAACGAATTATCGCAGAACAAAACAGATTAATTTCAATGTTGAAAATAATCTTGTTCCTCAGGCTTTAAACAAAAAAATAGAGAGTGCGTTTACCAAAAATCCTTTGGTAGAATACGAATTAGGACACACTCTTTCTATGGCTGCAGAACCGGAAACGGCTTATATGTCAAAAGCAGAATTAGAGAAAATGATTCGCGAAAAACGAAAATCGATGGAAAAAGCGGCAAAAGATTTAGACTTTTTACAAGCTGCAAAACTTCGTGACGACATTAAAAAATTACAGGAACAATTGCCTTAA
- a CDS encoding TonB-dependent receptor, producing the protein MITKKNIIFLLIILSSLTSFSQEKFTLSGTVTDFKSNETLIGVNVYIPALKIGTTTNEYGFYSLTIPKGEHEIEISYVGFQTIQKTIILNQNTKNNFAINESGEELQEVVITDNKGKVNIKSPEMSANKLSIATIKKMPVVLGEVDVLKSILLLPGVTNAGEGASGFNVRGGGADQNLILLDEATIFNSSHVFGFFSVFNPDAIKDLKLYKGGIPARYGGRASSVLDIYQKDGNSKDFHVNGGIGLISSRILAEGPLVKDRGSFLIGGRASYAHLFLKLSKDQKDNTAYFYDLNTKLSYKLNDNNSLYLSCYFGRDVFSLNKNFSNTYGNSTLNLRWNHLFSDKLFSNLSLIYSDYYYGLDLDFVGFKWDSGIKNYNIKYDFKNYISDKFKLNYGLNGIYYEFNPGTIKPTNDKSGINPDQLDKKYAFEPAIYIDAENQLSKKITVAYGLRYSLFYRLGTSTINLYENNNPVIFNSDLQIYEKATPIGTEYYGKNKSIKNYNNLEPRFSISYQLNDDQAIKASYNRMAQYLQLISNTSSPTPLDVWMPSDTYIKPQIADQVALGYFRNINNGAYSIEVESYYKKIQNRLDYIDGADLIANDAIEQVILNGRMRSYGLEILFKKNEGKFNGWISYTLSKSEQQTPGRTPEEIGINNGQWYSSAYDKTHNLAITSAYNLNEKWSFGANFALQSGQPVTYPNGQYEYLGITVPSYGLRNENRLPAYHHLDVSATLTPRSNKDRNWKGEWVFSIYNLYNRQNAASINFRQNVDTGYNEAVKTSIFGIVPAVSYNFKF; encoded by the coding sequence ATGATTACAAAAAAAAATATTATATTTCTTCTTATCATTCTATCTTCCTTAACATCCTTTTCTCAAGAAAAATTTACTTTAAGCGGTACTGTTACAGATTTTAAAAGCAACGAAACTTTAATTGGCGTCAATGTTTATATTCCTGCCCTAAAAATTGGAACTACAACAAACGAATATGGTTTTTACTCCCTCACAATTCCAAAAGGCGAGCATGAAATAGAAATTAGTTATGTCGGTTTTCAGACTATTCAAAAAACGATCATTTTAAATCAAAATACCAAAAATAATTTTGCAATTAACGAAAGCGGCGAAGAACTGCAGGAAGTTGTAATTACTGATAATAAAGGTAAAGTCAACATCAAATCGCCAGAAATGAGCGCCAACAAACTTTCTATTGCAACCATAAAAAAAATGCCTGTAGTTTTAGGCGAAGTCGATGTTTTAAAATCGATATTATTACTTCCCGGAGTTACAAATGCCGGAGAAGGCGCATCTGGATTTAATGTTCGCGGTGGCGGTGCAGATCAAAACTTAATTTTATTGGACGAAGCCACAATCTTTAATTCATCCCACGTATTTGGTTTCTTTTCTGTATTTAATCCGGATGCCATCAAAGATTTAAAATTATATAAAGGAGGAATTCCGGCACGTTATGGCGGAAGAGCTTCTTCTGTATTAGACATTTATCAAAAAGATGGAAACAGCAAAGACTTTCATGTAAATGGAGGAATCGGATTAATTTCGAGCCGTATTCTTGCCGAAGGTCCGTTGGTAAAAGACAGAGGTTCATTTTTAATTGGCGGAAGAGCATCTTACGCACATTTATTTCTAAAATTATCTAAAGATCAAAAAGATAATACCGCTTATTTTTATGATTTAAACACAAAATTAAGTTATAAGTTAAACGACAACAACAGTTTATATTTATCCTGTTATTTTGGTCGTGATGTTTTTAGTCTCAATAAAAATTTCTCCAATACATACGGAAATTCAACTTTAAATTTGCGTTGGAATCATTTATTCAGCGATAAATTATTTTCTAATTTATCATTGATTTACAGTGATTATTATTACGGACTTGATTTGGATTTCGTAGGTTTCAAATGGGATTCAGGAATTAAAAACTATAATATCAAATACGATTTCAAAAACTATATTTCGGATAAATTTAAATTGAATTATGGTTTAAACGGAATCTATTATGAATTTAATCCCGGAACTATTAAACCAACTAATGATAAATCCGGTATAAATCCTGATCAATTAGATAAAAAATACGCCTTTGAACCGGCAATTTATATTGATGCCGAAAATCAGCTTTCGAAAAAAATCACGGTAGCTTACGGATTACGCTATAGTTTATTTTACCGTTTAGGAACTTCGACGATCAATTTATATGAAAATAATAATCCGGTTATTTTCAATTCTGATTTGCAGATTTACGAAAAGGCAACTCCAATTGGTACAGAATATTACGGCAAAAACAAATCCATAAAAAACTACAATAATCTTGAACCGAGATTTTCAATTTCATACCAGTTAAATGATGATCAGGCCATAAAAGCGAGTTACAACAGAATGGCACAATATCTTCAACTGATTTCGAATACCTCGTCTCCTACTCCGCTGGATGTCTGGATGCCAAGTGACACGTACATAAAACCACAAATTGCAGATCAGGTTGCTTTAGGTTATTTCAGAAATATCAATAATGGCGCTTACTCCATAGAAGTAGAAAGCTATTATAAAAAAATTCAAAACCGTCTGGATTATATTGATGGCGCCGATTTAATTGCCAATGACGCCATTGAACAGGTAATTTTAAATGGACGAATGAGATCTTATGGGTTAGAGATTTTGTTTAAAAAGAACGAAGGCAAATTTAACGGCTGGATATCTTATACATTATCAAAATCTGAACAGCAAACACCCGGAAGAACACCCGAAGAAATTGGTATTAACAACGGACAATGGTATAGTTCTGCCTATGATAAAACACACAATTTAGCCATTACATCAGCATATAATTTAAACGAAAAATGGTCATTTGGAGCTAATTTCGCGTTACAATCAGGACAGCCGGTTACTTATCCAAACGGGCAATATGAATATTTAGGCATTACAGTACCAAGTTATGGATTAAGAAACGAAAACCGCTTGCCTGCTTATCACCATTTAGACGTTTCGGCGACATTAACACCCAGAAGCAACAAAGACAGAAACTGGAAAGGCGAATGGGTTTTTAGTATTTACAACTTATACAACCGACAAAATGCAGCATCGATAAACTTCCGTCAAAATGTGGATACAGGCTATAATGAAGCCGTAAAAACATCTATTTTTGGAATTGTGCCTGCTGTTAGTTATAATTTTAAATTTTAA
- a CDS encoding GyrI-like domain-containing protein, protein MVDRIETLIEKKLIGQYISMNFIENKTFELWSAFMPRRKEIKNPINTDLYSLEVFPVGHFDNFDPGNSFQKWAAVEVLDFNEVPSQMKTLIIPTGLYAIFIHKGPATEAHKTYHSIFVEWLPNSEYTVDERPHFAVMSEKYKKDDPDSEEEIWIPIKNKI, encoded by the coding sequence ATGGTAGACAGGATTGAAACTTTAATCGAGAAAAAATTAATTGGACAATACATTTCGATGAATTTTATCGAAAACAAAACATTTGAATTGTGGAGCGCTTTTATGCCCAGACGAAAAGAAATCAAAAACCCAATTAATACTGATTTATATTCGCTGGAAGTATTTCCTGTTGGTCATTTTGATAATTTTGATCCCGGAAATTCTTTTCAAAAATGGGCAGCCGTTGAAGTTTTAGATTTTAACGAAGTTCCTTCACAAATGAAAACTTTAATTATTCCAACTGGCTTATATGCTATTTTTATACATAAAGGTCCCGCAACTGAAGCACACAAAACCTATCATTCCATTTTTGTAGAATGGCTGCCAAATTCTGAATATACTGTTGACGAAAGACCGCATTTTGCCGTAATGTCTGAAAAATATAAAAAAGACGATCCTGATTCTGAAGAAGAAATTTGGATTCCGATAAAAAATAAAATCTAG
- a CDS encoding thiamine diphosphokinase — protein MSSHHIVRDDQEPALIIANGAACNPELLGQLLEWSPLVIVLDSAIERVIELDIKVDVLLGDFDRGFDPEIYKTSQYPIEIVYAPDQNKTDLEKAFDYLIERKIPAVNVVWATGKRADHTITNLTNIVRYRNLLKIVILDDHSKIFLLPNKFEKWYTAKTPISLIPIGVVNGIYSTNLQYPLQNDTLTMGYRTGSSNAVAQDGLVTITHNNGDLLLMECVD, from the coding sequence ATGTCATCACACCATATAGTTCGCGACGATCAGGAACCCGCTTTAATCATTGCTAACGGAGCAGCTTGTAATCCTGAATTATTAGGACAATTATTAGAATGGTCGCCACTTGTTATTGTACTCGATTCTGCTATCGAAAGAGTGATTGAATTAGACATAAAAGTCGATGTACTTTTAGGAGATTTCGATCGTGGTTTTGATCCCGAAATTTATAAAACCTCGCAATATCCAATCGAAATCGTATACGCACCGGATCAAAACAAAACCGACTTAGAGAAAGCTTTTGATTATTTGATTGAAAGAAAAATTCCTGCTGTAAACGTAGTTTGGGCAACCGGAAAACGTGCCGATCACACGATTACAAATCTTACCAATATTGTACGTTATCGCAATTTACTTAAAATTGTAATCCTCGACGATCACTCTAAAATATTTTTATTACCCAATAAATTCGAGAAATGGTATACGGCAAAAACGCCCATTTCTTTAATCCCAATTGGCGTTGTAAATGGTATTTATTCAACTAATTTACAATATCCGTTGCAAAACGACACGCTTACAATGGGTTACAGAACCGGCAGCAGCAATGCAGTTGCTCAGGACGGACTTGTGACAATTACTCACAATAACGGAGACTTGTTATTGATGGAATGTGTTGATTAA
- a CDS encoding DinB family protein translates to MLIETIKSLFNRDLNKLKIEIESYKNESQIWEIDKNISNPAGNLCLHLLGNINTYIGAELGKTGYIRDRPLEFSLKNTPKSELISKIDQTILVVNNTLDSLTEADLEAIYPQIVFEKEMTTGFFLVHLSTHLAYHLGQINYHRRLI, encoded by the coding sequence ATGCTAATCGAAACAATAAAATCACTATTTAACAGAGATCTCAACAAACTAAAAATAGAAATTGAGTCATACAAAAACGAAAGTCAGATTTGGGAAATCGATAAAAACATCTCCAATCCGGCAGGAAATCTTTGTTTGCATTTATTGGGAAACATCAATACTTATATTGGTGCAGAACTTGGAAAAACAGGTTACATTCGTGACAGACCTTTGGAATTTTCATTAAAAAATACTCCAAAATCAGAATTAATAAGCAAAATTGATCAAACCATTTTAGTGGTAAACAATACTTTAGATTCTTTAACCGAAGCTGATTTAGAAGCTATTTATCCACAAATTGTTTTCGAAAAAGAAATGACAACAGGATTTTTCCTCGTACATCTCTCAACACATTTAGCGTATCATTTAGGACAGATTAATTACCACAGAAGACTGATATAA
- the rlmF gene encoding 23S rRNA (adenine(1618)-N(6))-methyltransferase RlmF: MRATDNSEKSSLHPRNLHRSRYDFELLISNCPELKKHVAKNIHGIETIDFSDPVSVKTLNKALLQTYYDIQNWDIPKNYLCPPIPGRADYIHYLADLLAETNNGNIPEGSSVLGLDIGTGANCIYPILGNAIYDWSFVGTDIDEKAIENCSKIIEANPKLIDAISLQQQTESRFIFKNIITPEDRFTFTICNPPFHSSAEDANQSTVRKVSNLNPKEKKNTNPVLNFGGHNAELWCNGGEIGFITQMIYESAKYPMQCLWFTTLVSKRDNLSSIYKTLNKVNAASIKTIDMAQGQKTSRIVAWTFLSEAQQKAWKI; this comes from the coding sequence ATGAGAGCAACAGACAATTCCGAAAAAAGCAGTTTACATCCTCGAAATCTTCATCGTTCCAGATATGATTTTGAACTTCTTATTTCAAATTGCCCGGAACTGAAAAAGCACGTTGCAAAAAACATCCACGGAATTGAAACTATAGATTTCAGCGATCCTGTTTCGGTAAAAACACTTAACAAAGCGTTATTACAAACTTACTACGACATTCAAAACTGGGATATTCCTAAAAATTATCTTTGCCCGCCAATTCCGGGAAGAGCTGATTATATTCATTATCTGGCTGATTTATTGGCTGAAACCAACAACGGAAATATTCCTGAAGGTTCATCAGTTTTAGGTCTGGATATAGGAACAGGCGCCAATTGCATTTATCCTATTTTAGGAAATGCTATTTACGACTGGAGCTTTGTTGGCACTGACATCGATGAAAAAGCGATTGAAAATTGCAGTAAAATTATCGAAGCAAATCCAAAATTAATTGACGCAATCAGTTTACAGCAACAAACCGAGTCGCGATTTATTTTCAAAAATATTATTACGCCCGAAGATCGTTTTACATTTACGATTTGCAATCCGCCTTTTCATTCTTCTGCCGAAGATGCCAATCAAAGTACTGTTAGAAAAGTCTCGAATTTAAATCCGAAGGAAAAGAAAAATACAAATCCCGTTCTAAACTTTGGAGGTCATAACGCTGAATTATGGTGCAACGGCGGCGAAATTGGTTTTATAACACAAATGATTTATGAAAGTGCCAAATATCCAATGCAATGTTTGTGGTTCACGACTTTGGTTTCAAAAAGAGATAATCTTTCCAGCATTTATAAAACATTAAACAAAGTAAATGCAGCTTCTATAAAAACAATTGATATGGCTCAAGGCCAAAAAACAAGCCGAATTGTAGCCTGGACCTTTTTGAGTGAAGCACAGCAAAAGGCATGGAAGATTTAA
- a CDS encoding DUF4249 domain-containing protein codes for MKKVTLLIVFFISIFFTSCEEVVDVDLDTAPPKLVIEASMNWEKGTPGAKQIIKLSTTTGYFENVIPKVSGAVVYVKNSKNQQFNFVEVPKSGQYICNNFKPVIDEQYTLTVISNGNTYTATETMKSVAPITRIEQNNEGGIAGDEVEIRAYYNDPADVDNFYLFKYVYSNKVTSSYYVSEDKFYNGNEFFSDSDDEDLKIGDVIELTHYGISKEYFNYMSILVSIAGSNVGGPFQSPPATVKGNIINTTDKNNYPLGYFALSEIETKKYTIQ; via the coding sequence ATGAAAAAAGTAACCTTATTAATCGTGTTTTTTATCTCTATTTTCTTCACGAGCTGCGAAGAAGTTGTTGATGTTGATTTAGATACAGCTCCACCCAAATTAGTTATAGAAGCTTCTATGAATTGGGAAAAAGGAACACCAGGTGCAAAACAAATTATAAAACTTAGTACAACAACAGGATATTTTGAAAATGTAATTCCAAAAGTTTCCGGAGCGGTTGTTTACGTAAAAAACAGCAAAAACCAACAATTTAATTTTGTCGAAGTCCCAAAAAGCGGACAATATATCTGCAATAATTTCAAACCTGTAATTGACGAGCAATACACATTAACCGTAATTAGCAACGGTAATACATACACAGCCACCGAAACAATGAAATCAGTTGCTCCGATAACTAGAATAGAACAAAATAACGAAGGTGGAATTGCAGGTGACGAAGTCGAAATTAGGGCTTATTATAATGATCCTGCAGATGTCGACAATTTTTATTTATTTAAATATGTCTACTCAAATAAAGTAACATCAAGTTATTATGTTAGCGAAGATAAATTTTATAATGGCAATGAATTCTTTAGTGATTCAGATGATGAAGATTTAAAAATCGGAGACGTGATCGAATTAACGCATTACGGAATCTCAAAAGAATATTTCAATTATATGAGTATTTTAGTAAGTATAGCCGGAAGCAATGTTGGCGGCCCGTTTCAATCGCCGCCTGCAACCGTAAAAGGCAATATTATTAATACAACCGATAAAAATAATTATCCTTTAGGTTATTTTGCTTTAAGCGAAATTGAAACAAAAAAATATACAATTCAATAA